In a single window of the Portunus trituberculatus isolate SZX2019 chromosome 9, ASM1759143v1, whole genome shotgun sequence genome:
- the LOC123501737 gene encoding centrosomal protein of 63 kDa-like, translating into MSVQVENLLKEAQLLGYIDTKEIQEYVRTRQQEMRDERAAQREYEKEQREHEKQQREHEKQQQELEREKLAAEERRLEWEGERERELMRHEKEMLQLRLSSAIPLPNPTPSHQFPTHRLQVSKYVEGQEIEPFIERFEMVANTYQLKEDMKKVEFMNLFDGKPLNILHRLEAATRNYAGMKKALLQAYGKTVEDARSQFQSAMLQDKETVPQFHARLASYLDQWLEKDETPKIVDGIRDLMLRTQLEQSCPPDLVARMKTHKVKDMKTMVDMADAHFAAYGYNTRKQINKKFPNRHSLQRQESSSATPSIQSHQQLKQHQQSYERSKHQYRGG; encoded by the coding sequence atgtctgTGCAAGTTGAAAATCTGCTAAAGGAGGCGCAGCTCCTTGGATATATTGACACCAAGGAAATTCAAGAATATGTTCGCACTCGTCAACAAGAAATGCGTGACGAAAGAGCAGCTCAACGTGAGTACGAAAAGGAACAGCGGGAGCATGAGAAGCAACAGCGCGAACACGAAAAGCAGCAACAAGAGCTGGAGAGGGAGAAACTCGCTGCGGAGGAACGACGCCttgagtgggaaggagagagagaacgagaactgATGAGgcatgaaaaggaaatgttacAGCTGCGGTTGTCGTCTGCAATTCCGTTGCCTAACCCAACACCAAGTCACCAGTTCCCGACTCATCGCCTTCAGGTGTCCAAATATGTGGAAGGCCAGGAAATCGAGCCTTTCATTGAGCGGTTCGAGATGGTTGCCAACACTTACCAACTaaaggaagatatgaagaagGTGGAGTTCATGAACCTTTTCGATGGCAAGCCACTAAACATTCTCCACCGTCTGGAAGCTGCAACACGCAACTACGCAGGTATGAAGAAGGCACTCTTACAGGCTTATGGAAAAACTGTGGAGGATGCTCGGAGTCAGTTTCAGAGTGCGATGCTTCAAGATAAAGAAACTGTGCCGCAGTTTCATGCTCGCCTAGCTAGTTACCTGGATCAGTGGTTAGAAAAGGACGAGACACCGAAGATAGTTGATGGGATACGAGACTTAATGCTTCGTACACAACTGGAACAGTCTTGTCCACCAGATTTGGTTGCTCggatgaaaacacacaaagtTAAGGACATGAAGACGATGGTCGACATGGCAGACGCTCACTTTGCAGCCTATGGTTACAACACTAGgaagcaaataaacaagaaatttcCAAATCGGCATTCCCTACAACGGCAAGAGTCGAGCAGTGCCACTCCATCAATTCAGTCTCACCAACAACTAAAGCAGCATCAGCAATCCTACGAGAGAAGTAAACATCAATACCGGGGTGGCTGA